The window CTATGACAACATAGGGCATACAAGTGTGTTGATTAACACGTCCAGATTTGCACAGAACCGCTTTGTCTATTTCGGAAAAGATGAAGATTTAAGTGAATATGATGGAGATACCGTTGCCTATCTGTGCTTTTGGATGATGACAACAGAATATGCGGCGTCAATGACAATTATGCCATAAACAGGAATAATCCGTTTCAGGTGAGCGGTCAGGTTGGCTTCACCTATGACAGCGATAACAGCATAAAGGAACTGCCGTATTATGGTTATGAAACCAATAGCGGTTATTCCCCCTATATGCTTACATCCACCGGTCAGTTTTTTTGAATGCTGGCAGAAAGGACAGCCTTGTTGTCGTCTCAGAAGGGCCATCCTGCGGTTCGTGTCCTTATTGTATCGATACCGTAATTGTAACCTTTCTAGGCACCAAGAACTATACCAACGTATGCTCCCTGTCATTTCCTTCCATGCCCTCCGGTTACTATCCGTCTTCCAATGATTACTTACAAATGCTCTCCTTCCTTCCCTTTCCAAAGATGAATGGTAAACTGATTGATAACATCTATTATTCAACCAATCATACCAGATATAGCAATACATACACTTTTGATACAGCTGGCAGAGTAAAGACTGCCAGGATATTATTTTTCGGCTCTTCCGAAAAATTAATAGAATTTAATTATTAAACATCCCGCTTAAAAAGATAAAAAGCCGGACACAAGTGTCCGACTTTTTATCTTTTAATAACCTTTCTAATTGGCCACTTCACTCAGGAATTTGAGTCGGACCAGTTGTATTTCGCGCAGTTCGATATCTTCTGCTTTCAATTTTTTATAGGCAACATTAACATCATCACTTTCCGCCTGCATGAAGTAATCATAAATCTCTTCCTGAATATCTTCATCAACCGCATCATCGAGGTAATAATTGATATTTACCTTAGTGCCTGAATTAACAATGGAATCGAGTTCCGTTATCAAATCCTCCATGTTCAATCCGAATGAACTGGCGATGTGTTCCAGCGGCATTTTCTTATCGATGGATTTAATGATATTGACTTTGATATTGGAGTTCTTGTCTGCTGTCTTGATGATGGAAAAATCGGCAGAACGCTCAATATTATTATCTTCCACATACTTTTTAATCGCTTTCAGGAACGGCTCTCCGAATTTTTGCGCTTTCGCCGTATTGACACCGTGCATTTTGGATAATTCTTCCTTATCAAAAGGAAAAAACGTTGCCATCTCTTCGAGAGACTGTTCGGAGAAGATGGCATAAGGCGGTAATTTCAGCCTTGCACCTTCCGATTTTCGGATACTTGTGAGAATAGACATCAATGCAGGTTCCAGCACACTGCCGGATTTTCCATTTAACTGCAACTCTTCATCATCTTCCCCATCTTCAAATTTATTGTTCAAGACAATCTTTACCGAGGACGGTTTTTTAATGAATCTCTTTCCTTCATCCGTGAGTTTCAAAACACCATACTGTTCAATATCCTTCTCCAGCAAATTCAGGAGTATGGCCTTACGCACCGCCGAATTCCAAAACAGCATGTCGTGTTCCGCACCTTTCCCGAAAATCTTTAATTTATCGTAATTATTGGTAGTGATATCTGCAGACTTTCTGCCAATCAGGATGTTGATGGTGTTCGGAATATTGACTCGTTCACTGGTTTCGGCCGCTACCTGAAGGGCTAATTTAATTTCCTCCTTGGCTTCCAGTTGTTCCTTCGGGTGTAGGCAGTTGTCGCACTTGCCGCAGTTGCCCATCTCTTCACCGAAATAATGCAGCACAAATTTCTTGCGGCATTCTCCGCTTTCCGCATAGGCCTCCACCTCGCTCAGCTGCATCACGGCGATTTCTTTTTCCGATACCGATTTCTCTTTATTGGATAAGATGAATTTTTCAAACTTATGTATTTCCTTCGGAGAATAATAGGCGATACAGTTTCCTTCCAACCCGTCACGTCCGGCACGACCGGTTTCCTGATAATAATTTTCGAGTGATTTGGGGATATCAAAATGAATGACAAAACGAACATCGGGTTTATCGATACCCATACCGAATGCAATGGTTGCCACTATCACCTGCACGTCTTCCATCAGGAACTGGTCCTGACGCTCACTCCGCACGTGCGCATCCAGTCCGGCATGATAGGCGGCCGCATTGACACCGTTCACCTGTAATATTTCCGCCAGCTCTTCCGTAGAATTGCGGCTCAGGCAATAAATGATACCGGATTTGCTGCCTTCTTTTTTGATGAAGCGGATAATATCCTTTATGGCGTCCTGTTTGCTTGGCTTCGGACGTATTTCATAATACAGATTGTCTCTTAAAAAAGAAGAAATAAACACATTCGGTTTTTTCATGCCCAGTGTTTTGACGATATCCGACTGCACTTTCGGTGTGGCGGTGGCAGTAAGGGCGACTATCGGAATATTATCTTCAATCTCGTTGAGCATCCCTTTTATTTTACGGTACTCAGGGCGGAAGTCATGTCCCCACTCGGAAATACAGTGTGCCTCATCAACGGCCACAAAAGAAATCTTGATGGTTTTAAGAAAATCGATGTTTTCCTGTTTTACCAAAGACTCGGGAGCCACATACAGCAGCTTACATTTTCCGGTGGTGATGTCTTTCTTGACAATATTGATTTGAGACTTGTTTAACTGAGAATTGATAAAGTGTGCTATAGTATCCGTGCTGCTGTATCCGCGGATTAAGTCCACCTGGTTTTTCATCAGGGCAATTAACGGGGAAACGATAATGGCTGTTCCTTCCGAAATAATGGCCGGTAACTGATAGCAGAGTGATTTGCCTCCGCCGGTCGGCATGATTACAAAAGTATCATCCCCGGAAAGTATACTTTCAATAATGGTTTGCTGGTTGCCTTTAAATTTTTCAAAACCGAAATACTCTTTTAATGCACCTGAAATAGAAATGGGTTGAGCTGTCATAAAATCTGTTGTTAGAATAAAAACGTTCTCGCAAATGGAGAACGCAATTACTACATTAATATACTCAAAAATACCGAAATACCTGCGGTTTTAAGTGTTAAAATTGATTATCGCTGTTTTAATTAATTGTATATTCATACTACCTTCAAATAACAGGCAGGTATTC is drawn from Sphingobacteriales bacterium and contains these coding sequences:
- the recQ gene encoding DNA helicase RecQ; the protein is MTAQPISISGALKEYFGFEKFKGNQQTIIESILSGDDTFVIMPTGGGKSLCYQLPAIISEGTAIIVSPLIALMKNQVDLIRGYSSTDTIAHFINSQLNKSQINIVKKDITTGKCKLLYVAPESLVKQENIDFLKTIKISFVAVDEAHCISEWGHDFRPEYRKIKGMLNEIEDNIPIVALTATATPKVQSDIVKTLGMKKPNVFISSFLRDNLYYEIRPKPSKQDAIKDIIRFIKKEGSKSGIIYCLSRNSTEELAEILQVNGVNAAAYHAGLDAHVRSERQDQFLMEDVQVIVATIAFGMGIDKPDVRFVIHFDIPKSLENYYQETGRAGRDGLEGNCIAYYSPKEIHKFEKFILSNKEKSVSEKEIAVMQLSEVEAYAESGECRKKFVLHYFGEEMGNCGKCDNCLHPKEQLEAKEEIKLALQVAAETSERVNIPNTINILIGRKSADITTNNYDKLKIFGKGAEHDMLFWNSAVRKAILLNLLEKDIEQYGVLKLTDEGKRFIKKPSSVKIVLNNKFEDGEDDEELQLNGKSGSVLEPALMSILTSIRKSEGARLKLPPYAIFSEQSLEEMATFFPFDKEELSKMHGVNTAKAQKFGEPFLKAIKKYVEDNNIERSADFSIIKTADKNSNIKVNIIKSIDKKMPLEHIASSFGLNMEDLITELDSIVNSGTKVNINYYLDDAVDEDIQEEIYDYFMQAESDDVNVAYKKLKAEDIELREIQLVRLKFLSEVAN